The Snodgrassella alvi wkB2 genome window below encodes:
- a CDS encoding methylated-DNA--[protein]-cysteine S-methyltransferase codes for MPSYSYQAPCCSLKLEFSPEQKLKAIHWQTPFSEALPNLTGFWAKQLDSYFNGSLQKFNYPPSTDGTAFQQKVWQVIADIPYGQIATYGDIARVLNSSPRAVGQACGKNPLPIIIPCHRVVSASGLGGFSLSTNAFELNIKRWLLKHEGATW; via the coding sequence ATGCCTAGTTACTCATATCAAGCGCCCTGCTGCTCATTAAAACTGGAATTCAGTCCTGAGCAAAAATTAAAGGCTATCCATTGGCAAACACCCTTTTCCGAAGCCTTACCTAACCTGACTGGATTCTGGGCAAAGCAGCTTGACTCCTATTTTAATGGCAGCCTGCAAAAATTTAACTATCCTCCTTCCACTGACGGCACTGCATTTCAGCAAAAAGTTTGGCAGGTTATTGCCGATATCCCCTATGGTCAGATTGCCACTTACGGAGATATCGCGCGTGTGCTAAACAGTTCACCCAGAGCCGTAGGTCAGGCCTGTGGTAAAAACCCGTTACCAATTATTATTCCTTGTCATCGGGTTGTATCAGCCAGTGGTCTGGGAGGGTTCAGCCTCAGTACTAATGCTTTTGAACTAAATATAAAGCGTTGGCTGCTTAAACACGAAGGAGCAACATGGTAA
- a CDS encoding peroxiredoxin, whose amino-acid sequence MSQSMLFTLPDTEGNNFNIAEHLPAVVYFYPKDSTPGCTTEAQEFSALLPQFKQLGYHVIGISRDSMKSHHNFICKYELNVTLLSDSEETVCRQFDVLKEKNMYGKKVFGIERSTFILNQDGQITQEWRKVKAAGHAQIVLNTLQQHA is encoded by the coding sequence ATGTCTCAATCTATGCTGTTTACACTTCCGGATACCGAAGGCAATAACTTTAATATTGCAGAACATTTACCAGCTGTGGTTTATTTCTATCCGAAAGACAGCACACCAGGCTGTACAACCGAAGCACAGGAATTCAGTGCTTTACTGCCCCAATTCAAACAACTGGGTTACCATGTAATTGGTATTTCCCGTGATAGTATGAAAAGCCATCATAATTTTATCTGCAAATATGAACTCAACGTTACCCTGCTTTCAGACAGTGAAGAAACAGTATGCAGACAATTTGATGTACTTAAAGAGAAAAACATGTATGGTAAAAAGGTATTCGGTATTGAAAGAAGTACCTTTATCCTGAATCAGGACGGGCAAATTACACAGGAATGGCGTAAAGTTAAAGCGGCCGGTCACGCCCAAATTGTTTTAAATACACTGCAACAGCATGCCTAG
- a CDS encoding aspartate kinase, with product MALIVQKYGGTSVGTVERIKNVARRVAQARANGDDVVVVVSAMSGETNRLVALAHEIQEKPNPRELDVVLSTGEQVTIGLLAMALHSIGVDAKSYTGWQVAVKTDCAHTKARIDAIDEIRIRTDLNAGKVVIIAGFQGVNANNDITTLGRGGSDTSAVALAAALKADECQIYTDVDGVYTTDPRVVPEARRLNTISFEEMLELASLGSKVLQIRSVEFAGKYKVRLRVLSSLENSGNGTLITFEEDQNMMEHAAVSGIAFDKNQARINVRGVPDTPGMASLILGAVADANIEVDMIIQNVGSAGTTDFSFTVPRSDYQNTLDILHEVQKTIGAREVCGDDTVCKVSIVGMGMRSHVGIASTMFRTLAKENINIQMISTSEIKVSVLIDEKYLELATRVLHQVFELDKEPVKKG from the coding sequence ATGGCGTTAATCGTACAGAAATACGGCGGTACATCAGTAGGAACAGTTGAACGTATAAAAAATGTAGCTCGTCGTGTAGCACAAGCCAGAGCCAATGGTGATGATGTAGTAGTGGTTGTATCCGCTATGAGCGGAGAAACCAACCGTTTGGTTGCACTGGCACATGAAATTCAGGAAAAGCCCAATCCGCGTGAACTGGACGTTGTTTTATCAACAGGTGAACAGGTCACTATCGGTCTGCTTGCCATGGCTTTGCACAGTATTGGCGTAGACGCAAAGAGCTATACTGGCTGGCAGGTAGCCGTTAAAACCGATTGTGCTCATACCAAAGCACGCATTGATGCGATCGATGAGATACGCATCCGCACAGATCTCAATGCCGGCAAAGTTGTTATCATAGCCGGTTTTCAGGGTGTTAATGCCAACAATGATATTACCACTCTGGGTCGCGGCGGTTCGGATACCTCAGCAGTAGCACTGGCAGCAGCACTGAAAGCAGACGAATGCCAGATCTATACTGATGTGGATGGCGTATACACCACCGACCCGCGTGTCGTACCGGAAGCGCGCCGTCTCAATACCATTTCATTTGAAGAAATGCTGGAACTGGCCAGTCTGGGCAGTAAAGTATTACAAATCCGCTCAGTAGAGTTTGCCGGTAAATATAAAGTGCGGCTGCGCGTATTAAGCAGTCTGGAAAACAGCGGTAATGGCACATTAATCACATTTGAAGAGGATCAGAATATGATGGAACATGCGGCAGTATCCGGTATTGCTTTTGATAAAAATCAGGCACGAATTAATGTGCGCGGGGTACCGGATACGCCGGGAATGGCTTCACTGATACTGGGAGCTGTCGCCGATGCCAATATTGAAGTGGATATGATTATTCAGAATGTCGGCTCAGCAGGAACCACAGACTTTTCCTTTACCGTACCACGCAGTGATTATCAGAATACGCTGGATATTCTTCATGAAGTGCAGAAAACAATAGGAGCGCGTGAAGTCTGCGGCGATGATACCGTATGTAAAGTATCAATAGTCGGTATGGGCATGCGTTCACATGTTGGCATTGCTTCTACCATGTTCCGTACTCTGGCTAAAGAAAATATCAATATCCAGATGATTTCTACTTCTGAAATCAAAGTGTCCGTGTTAATTGATGAAAAATATCTGGAGCTGGCCACCCGTGTACTGCACCAAGTGTTTGAGCTTGATAAAGAACCAGTAAAAAAAGGCTGA
- a CDS encoding cupin domain-containing protein — MTTFTKVILYTGSDGFARFKEEKIELNEGNEKSQLSPWFNAEGLQLRYSPVGFKSDFHCTSKPQWLIVLQGVMEIELRDGSIRRFSAGEHFYSADTLPEGITFDSNIHGHCSRLIGDVPLITAFIRD, encoded by the coding sequence ATGACAACATTCACTAAAGTAATTTTATATACCGGAAGTGATGGTTTTGCCCGCTTCAAAGAAGAAAAAATTGAATTAAACGAAGGTAATGAAAAAAGCCAGTTATCACCTTGGTTTAATGCAGAAGGGTTACAATTACGTTACAGTCCGGTGGGTTTTAAAAGTGATTTTCACTGCACTAGTAAACCACAATGGCTGATAGTATTACAAGGAGTGATGGAAATCGAACTGCGCGATGGTAGTATCCGCCGCTTTAGTGCCGGAGAACATTTTTATTCTGCCGATACTTTACCTGAAGGCATTACCTTCGACTCAAATATTCATGGACACTGCAGTCGTCTAATTGGCGATGTTCCTCTGATTACGGCTTTTATTCGCGATTAA
- the xerD gene encoding site-specific tyrosine recombinase XerD: MVNDTLPAELLEPIESLLEHLWLSEQLAFNTLESYRRDLNKIARRIQAEHLNWLNVDPLSLASAVFIPSEKPSSQARALSACKRLFSWMHEYNRRQDIPTEQLQMPKKGQYLPDIISETQIDALLAAPDTKTFLGLRDKALLELMYATGLRVSEAVNLRINEIDLQNGLLSTIGKGNKQRMVPLGEEATDWLENYFTDARPALLKGRACDAVFVSQKKTAITRQLAWMIVTKYANAAGIHHLSPHGLRHAFATHLVNHGADLRVVQLLLGHADIGTTQIYTHVANERLKQIVHQHHPRG; encoded by the coding sequence ATGGTAAATGATACTTTACCGGCAGAACTACTTGAACCAATCGAGTCATTGCTCGAACATCTTTGGCTTAGTGAACAGCTGGCATTCAATACACTGGAAAGTTACCGGCGGGATTTGAATAAAATTGCTCGTCGCATACAAGCCGAACATCTGAACTGGCTGAATGTAGACCCTTTGTCACTTGCATCTGCTGTATTTATTCCCAGTGAAAAACCATCTTCACAGGCACGGGCATTATCAGCCTGTAAACGTCTGTTCAGTTGGATGCATGAATATAACCGCCGTCAGGATATACCAACCGAACAGCTGCAAATGCCTAAAAAAGGGCAATACTTGCCGGATATTATTTCCGAAACACAGATAGATGCTCTATTAGCAGCCCCTGATACCAAAACCTTTCTGGGTCTGCGTGATAAAGCCTTACTGGAACTTATGTACGCTACTGGATTGAGAGTTAGCGAAGCTGTTAACTTACGAATCAATGAAATCGATTTACAAAACGGCCTGTTAAGTACCATCGGAAAAGGAAATAAACAGCGTATGGTTCCATTAGGGGAAGAAGCAACCGACTGGCTGGAAAATTACTTTACGGATGCCCGCCCTGCTTTACTTAAAGGACGTGCCTGTGATGCAGTATTTGTCAGTCAGAAAAAAACAGCCATCACTCGGCAGCTGGCCTGGATGATTGTGACCAAATATGCTAATGCAGCCGGCATCCATCATCTTAGCCCGCATGGTTTGCGTCATGCTTTTGCTACGCATCTTGTTAATCATGGTGCAGATTTACGTGTAGTGCAATTGCTTCTGGGACACGCTGATATCGGCACAACACAAATTTACACACATGTTGCCAATGAACGCCTAAAACAGATTGTGCATCAGCATCATCCGCGTGGATAA
- the rph gene encoding ribonuclease PH has product MKNTPISNRSGRADDEPRHLSIVPDFLAQADGSVLICCGNTKVICTATIDENVPGFLKDQGRGWVTAEYGMLPASANGRMRREAVAGKQSGRTQEIQRLIGRSLRAVVDLEKLGSRQILIDCDVIQADGGTRTASISGAYVALALAVRKLLETGLISENPIREAVAAISVGMIDGNLLLDLDYPEDSSCDADINVVMTASQQLVEIQGTAEGATFSIGQLNDLITLAQKGIKQILAAQQQTLAEN; this is encoded by the coding sequence ATGAAAAACACACCAATATCCAATCGTTCCGGACGTGCTGACGATGAGCCGCGTCATCTTAGTATCGTGCCTGATTTCCTCGCACAGGCAGACGGTTCTGTATTGATTTGCTGCGGTAATACTAAAGTAATTTGCACAGCAACTATTGATGAAAATGTACCCGGCTTTTTAAAAGATCAGGGTCGTGGCTGGGTAACAGCAGAATATGGCATGCTGCCCGCCTCTGCCAATGGCCGTATGCGCCGCGAAGCAGTAGCTGGAAAGCAATCGGGAAGAACTCAGGAAATTCAGCGCCTGATTGGCCGTTCCTTAAGGGCAGTCGTAGATTTAGAAAAACTGGGCAGCCGCCAGATACTGATTGACTGTGATGTTATACAGGCCGACGGAGGCACACGCACCGCCAGCATCAGCGGCGCTTATGTTGCTCTTGCTCTGGCAGTCAGAAAATTACTGGAAACAGGCTTAATCAGTGAAAATCCGATTCGTGAAGCTGTAGCTGCTATCTCTGTTGGCATGATTGACGGTAACCTCCTGCTCGATTTGGATTATCCTGAAGATTCATCCTGTGATGCGGATATTAATGTAGTGATGACCGCCTCACAGCAGCTGGTTGAAATTCAGGGTACAGCCGAAGGAGCTACTTTCAGTATCGGTCAGTTAAATGATTTAATCACCCTGGCACAAAAAGGAATTAAACAAATTCTTGCTGCTCAGCAACAAACACTGGCTGAAAATTAA
- a CDS encoding MFS transporter codes for MKQPRKKLTPAKAMVAAISGYAMDGFDLLILGFMLSAISADLGLNPSQAGSLVTWTLIGSVVGGIVFGHLSDRFGRIRMLSLTILMFAVFTGLCAVAQGYYDLLIYRALAGMGLGGEFGIGMAMIAEVWPASKRNRASAFVGIGWQLGVLAATFITPFLLQHIGWRGMFVVGLFPAIVSYFIRHDTNEPEQFTREHKANGELSFSARLKLLVKDRQTAKTSLGIFILCAVQNFGYYGLMIWMPSYLAKKLGFSLTDSGNWTAVTVIGMIIGIWLFGFLADHFARWKIFLIYQIGSFIMVAQYAQLQDPTALLICGAIMGLFVNGMIGGYGALISDNFPPHVRATAQNVLFNLGRGIGGLGPLVIGFLVKEWSFYVALCLLASIYLLDIIATLWLLPKHNNTPSNDDNLGVIG; via the coding sequence ATGAAACAACCAAGAAAAAAATTAACTCCTGCAAAAGCTATGGTTGCCGCTATCAGTGGCTATGCCATGGATGGTTTTGACCTGCTGATACTCGGTTTTATGCTCAGCGCCATCAGTGCTGATCTCGGACTGAATCCTTCTCAGGCAGGTTCACTGGTAACATGGACATTAATCGGTTCTGTTGTCGGCGGTATCGTTTTCGGACATTTAAGTGATCGCTTCGGCCGGATACGCATGTTATCGCTAACCATTCTCATGTTTGCCGTTTTTACTGGTCTGTGTGCGGTTGCACAAGGTTATTACGATCTGCTTATTTACCGGGCTCTGGCAGGTATGGGGCTGGGCGGAGAGTTCGGTATCGGTATGGCTATGATTGCAGAAGTATGGCCTGCATCAAAACGTAATCGCGCATCAGCCTTCGTCGGTATCGGCTGGCAGCTGGGCGTACTGGCGGCTACCTTTATTACACCATTTCTGCTTCAGCATATCGGCTGGCGCGGCATGTTTGTCGTAGGATTATTTCCGGCTATCGTATCCTACTTTATTCGTCATGATACCAATGAACCGGAACAATTTACCCGCGAACATAAAGCAAATGGTGAGTTGTCATTTTCTGCGCGTCTTAAATTACTGGTTAAAGACCGTCAGACAGCTAAAACCAGTCTGGGCATATTTATCCTTTGCGCCGTACAAAATTTCGGTTATTACGGTTTAATGATCTGGATGCCCAGTTATCTTGCCAAAAAACTCGGATTCAGCCTGACAGATTCCGGCAACTGGACTGCGGTCACCGTTATTGGCATGATTATCGGTATCTGGCTGTTTGGTTTTCTGGCCGACCATTTTGCCCGCTGGAAAATCTTTCTGATTTACCAGATTGGTTCTTTTATCATGGTGGCACAATATGCACAGTTGCAGGACCCCACTGCATTACTGATATGCGGTGCCATTATGGGCTTATTTGTCAATGGCATGATTGGCGGCTATGGAGCACTGATTTCTGATAACTTCCCCCCGCATGTGCGTGCAACTGCTCAGAATGTATTATTTAATCTGGGCCGTGGCATTGGCGGATTAGGGCCACTGGTTATCGGTTTTCTGGTCAAAGAATGGTCATTTTATGTTGCCTTATGTTTGCTGGCATCTATTTACCTTCTGGACATCATTGCCACTTTATGGCTGCTTCCCAAACACAATAATACCCCGTCCAATGATGACAATCTTGGCGTTATAGGCTGA
- the ttcA gene encoding tRNA 2-thiocytidine(32) synthetase TtcA, producing MSHTPKREYENNKLIKRLRHQVGAAINDFQMIEDGDKIMVCLSGGKDSYALLDILLRLQKSAPVQFEILAVNLDQKQPGFPAHILPDYLQSLGVPFQIIEEDTYSVVKRVIDEGKTTCGLCSRLRRGILYRVAKENNCTKIALGHHRDDILETLFLNMFYGGKLKAMPPKLLSDNGEHIIIRPLAYVKEKDLIRYAQMLEFPIIPCNLCGSQPNLQRQVIKDMLQQWDKQFPGRIESMFSAMQNIVPSHLADYHLFNFAGLQRGQQLPHGGDIAFDREHFSPITTPAQTGDINQPAGAGKTVINILDSR from the coding sequence ATGTCTCATACACCAAAACGCGAATACGAAAACAATAAACTGATTAAAAGACTTCGTCATCAGGTTGGCGCTGCTATTAATGATTTTCAGATGATTGAAGACGGCGACAAAATCATGGTTTGCCTTTCCGGTGGTAAAGACAGCTATGCATTATTGGACATCCTGCTCAGATTACAAAAATCTGCACCAGTACAATTTGAAATTCTTGCAGTTAATCTCGACCAGAAACAACCTGGTTTTCCTGCACATATACTGCCGGATTATCTGCAAAGTCTTGGCGTTCCGTTTCAAATTATTGAAGAAGACACTTATAGCGTAGTCAAACGGGTAATAGATGAAGGCAAAACTACCTGTGGCCTGTGCAGCCGTTTGCGACGCGGTATTTTATACCGGGTAGCCAAAGAAAATAACTGTACCAAAATTGCTTTAGGTCACCATCGCGATGATATTCTGGAAACCCTGTTTCTGAACATGTTTTACGGAGGCAAACTTAAAGCCATGCCGCCCAAACTGCTGTCAGATAACGGTGAACATATCATCATCAGACCCTTAGCCTATGTTAAAGAAAAAGATCTGATCCGGTATGCGCAAATGCTGGAATTTCCAATTATTCCATGCAACCTGTGTGGCTCACAGCCCAATCTGCAACGGCAGGTTATCAAAGATATGCTCCAGCAATGGGACAAACAGTTTCCCGGGCGCATTGAATCCATGTTTTCGGCCATGCAAAACATCGTACCCTCGCATCTGGCTGATTATCATTTATTCAATTTTGCCGGCTTGCAACGTGGACAACAACTGCCACATGGCGGCGATATTGCCTTTGACCGTGAACATTTTTCTCCAATTACAACACCAGCACAGACCGGTGATATTAATCAGCCTGCCGGTGCAGGCAAAACTGTTATTAACATTTTAGATTCTCGATAG